Below is a window of Lentimicrobium sp. L6 DNA.
TATAAAGATAGCACTCAAAACACCTAATTAACCTGAAATATCTAGAAATCCATCAACTCATGAGAAGAACTTTAAATCAAGTAAAATTTCACTATATTTGAATGGTGAACTTTGTTATTATTTTAGTTCTCTTGACTAAAGCACATTTATATCACCACAAACATAGATAACCAATCATTGCCAGTAATTTATTGCTTACCATTTTTTTTAAAGATTTTGTCTTAACCCTATTATTCTGTGATTATGATACGTTTTTTAAGCATTGAAGGACTATATGACCAATTAACGAAACTGCAATCCATTTTAAAGAAAACATGGACAGATTCGGATTTTATAAATGTTCCAAGTACTGAATCCCTGCTCCTGTTTGCCAAAGACCACCAACCCGACATCATATTTTTAAGCTTTAATGCTTCGAAGAAAAATGGCATTGATCTCTGCAAAGAATTAAAGATAGACTCCTCTGTTTCTCACATTCCAATAGTATTTATCTATTCTTCTGAAGAAGATAAAAACCTACGAATAAAAGCTTTAGAGGAGGGTGCTGACGCGTTTTTATCCAGTCCTATAGATGAAGTCAATTTGATAGCACAAGTTAATTTACTACTAAAATTAAAAACAGCTAAAAAGCCAGTAGATGAAACTCATATTTTACTCAAAAAGGCTGAAGAAGAAATAGAGAATCTAAAAAAGACTGAGAAAAAATTGCGTGATATATTTGGGAGTATGAGCGAAGGTTTTTCCATTCAAGATGTGATAATTGATGAAGCTGGAAACCCTATTGACTTAAGGTTTATGGAGGCTAATCCTGCATTTGAAAAGCAAACAGGTTTAATAAATGACCAAACCCTAGGACATACCCTCCTCGAATTATTCCCTACTTCGGAAGATTATTGGATTAAACGATATGGAAAGGTTGGGATTACCGGAGAACCCATCTCTTTTGAAGCTATGTTTGGCCCATTAAATATTTTTTATCGTGTGAATGCCTTTCAAACAGCACCCAACCAATTTGGTGTTCTCTTTACTGATATCAACGAGAAAAAACTTCATGAAATAGAATTAACAAAAGCCAAAGAAAGGGCTGAAGAAAGTGAGAGAAGCCTTAAAAGAGGTCAAGTCATTGCTAAAATGGGCTTTTGGAACATTCATATTGAAACGAATGAGGTGACAGGCTCAGATGAACTATTGAAAATTTTCGAATTAGAGAAAGGAAACCTAACTGTAGACACCTTCCTGCAGGTGGTACATCCAGATGACAGTGAAATGGATCTTCTCCATATCAATAATGGTATAGAAAATGGAATTCCTTGGGAAATTGAACATCGTTTACTATTTCCTGATGGCAGAATCAAATGGATAAATGTTGTAGGTGAACCTGAAAAAAACGATAAAAATGAAGTTAAATCAATAATAGGAATTGTTCAAGATATTACTTCACGCAAGAATGCCGAAATGGCTCTAAAACAAAGTAGAGACAGAGAAAAACTCATGGCAGATATCGTTAAAGAGTCTTCTATTGGTATAGCCATTGGTTATCCTAATGGCAAGCTTGGCATGTGTAATAAAGCTTATCAAACCATTACTGGCTATACGGAGGAGGAATTACAAAACCTGAATTGGAATAAGGTATTAACTCCTCCTGAGTGGGAAGAACCAGAAACTATCAAACTACAAGAACTTCATCGAACAAAAAAGCCTGTTAGCTATGAAAAGGAGTATTTTAAAAAAGATGGTTCTAGAGTACCTATAGAACTTTTAGTGCATCCTCGCTTTGATAATAAAGGTGAAGTTGAATACTATTTTGCATTTGTAACTGATATTACTAAAGAAAAGGAAAACTTGGCTTCATTGCAAAATAGTGAAATACGATACAAGACATTATTTAATGATTCGCCTATACCTTTATGGGAAGAGGACTTCACTGAACTTACTCAATTCTTTAATACACTTAAGAATAAAGGAGTAAAAGATTTAAATAAGTACTTTGATGAGTTTCCTAATGAATTATCTGCTTGTACAAAAATGGTTAAAATAATCGATGTTAATAAAGCCACATTAGCATTACATAGCGCAGAAAACAAAGAACAATTGATTGGGAAGTTAGACAAAACATTTACGAAAAATTCTTTCAATGTTTTTAGAGAAGAATTAGTTACTGTTTTTAATGGTGAAAATTATTATGAATCAGAAGCTGAGGTAAAGGCCTTAACTGGAGAAGTAAAAAATATCCATATTACTTTAAAAATTGACCAAAGCTCAAAAGAAAGGGTACGAGCATTATTGGCCACCGCAGATATTACAGAAAGAAAACAAATATTTGAAGAGCTTGAAAATCGAAACAATTATATTGAAGCCATTATGGAAAATATGCCCATAGGTTTTGCAGTCAATACTATTGATGATGGAAATGTTAAATATTTAAACAAACTATTCGAAACTATTTATGGCTGGCCCAAAGAGGTATTAACCAATACGAGCATATTTTTTGAAAAAGTTTTTCCTGAGAAAGAATATCATGATAAGATGAAAACAAAAATCGTTTCTGATATGCAGAGTGGCGATCCAAAAAGAATGAGGTGGAACAACCTAAAGATTACTACCAATAAAGGTGAGACACGCTATGTATTAGCTTATAATATTCCATTAATCGATCAAAACATTATGATTTCAACTGTTCAAGATGTTACAAAAAGAAAGGAGGCAGAAGAAAAAATCAACAAACAATTAAGTGAATTACAACGCTGGCACGATACCATGATCAACAGAGAAGAAAAAACCATCGAGTTAAAAATTGAGATTAACCGATTACTCCAGAAATTAGGACAACCCATTAAATATTCTAGTGTTTTGGATGTTAATTCAAAAGAGGAATAAGCACTGAAAGCAAACCGCAATAAACAACTCATATACAAGCCATTCCAAATTAAAAAGATAGCATACGAGCATAAACAAATGAAATATTTAAGTATATTTGGTAACTAAATGAAATTATATGAAAAAACTTATACAATATTGCATTATCATTCAATGTCTGTTTTTTCTATCACCATTCTCTTGGGGACAAAGTACAGCTGAAACTTTAAAAGCTAAAGATCTTGTTGAGCTCTCTTTTCAAGAATTAATGAACATTCAAATTAAAACCGGTACTTTAACTGGTCTTGAACGTTCAAAAACTCCTGCAACACTAACCATAATTACACAGCAAGATATTGAAAGCACTCCTGCTAGAAATCTATTAGACCTACTGGAGATTTATGTTCCTAGTGGAACCTTTGTAAATCATTGGCTTGGTCCTCGCATTGGTATTCGTGGTATTATGAGTGATCAAAATAATTCTTTTCTCTTGATAGTTAATGGGGAACAAATGAACCTGAGATATAATAATGGCCCATTTTTCGAAATCCTAAATAAAGACCTTTCAGATATTGAAAAAATTGAGATCATCAGCGGACCAGGTTCTGTTACATATGGACCAGGAGCCATTGGCGGGGTCATTTCTATTACGACTATTTCTGCAAAAAATGCTGATAAAGCTAATATTGGAATAACTCATGATTTCACCTATCGCTATTCTTATTTAAATGGCCAATATTCTCATAAAAACAAATCATTTTCTGCTTCGATATTTGGTTCTATTGGGAAATCTGATGGGATAAAAGACCCTGAATTTTATTATATCGATCGTGCCCATGGCTATGGTTATGGTTTTATGTCAAGTACATGGGGAAACAAAGGAAAAGGAAGTCCTGCGCCAAACTTTTATGCTGATTTTGACAATAGACCAGAAGCAAAAGTACAATTAGACATCAACTTCTTAAAGGAGTTCCGGTTTTTAGCTCGATACACTAGTTTTAGCTTTGTCAAACAAACCCAACAAGGAAAGTCCATTGAAGGCCCAGCATTTTCAGGACATTATGGTCAACAATTTACATCTTCACTAAGAAATGAACATCAGTTTTCTAATAAAATCGAATTACAAACTAATGTTGGCTTCCAATCTCAAAGCATAGGAGATATACAACTCTATCAAGGAGACAAAAAACCATTTCATGATATCACTCAAAGAAATGGTTCATACAGTGAAAATAGACTGAACTTCCAATCCCTATTAAACTATCAACCTGGTAAAAAGTTAAAATTAGCTTTGGGTGTAGAATATAATTATTGGTATTACGGAACAGAATGGGGGAAATCCAAAGATTCTTTTGTCATGGACTTTGCACCACCTGTTAAATTTGCAGTTAAAGATTCTAATTCTGGCTTTTATCAACAGTATAATGAAAATGGTATTGTTACCCTTATTGAATCGCCAATTGATGCCCACCAAATATCTAGTTTTTTTGAGCTTAACTACCAAGTTTTTGATAAAACCACCATTTTGCTCTCTGGTAGAGTAGACAAACACAATTTGGCTAAAATCGCATTTTCACCAAGAATAGCTTTAATTCAAGAAATAAATAAAAATAATTATGTAAAACTTATTGCTCAACAATCGGTTAGATTACCGAATTTCAGGGAGTTATATACCATCAGATATACAAATGATGAATATCCTAATCCTGAGAAGATAAAAGGGATTGAGCTAATCTATTCTAGCCTTATTTTACAAAACTTCACCATGAATCTTTCGACTTTTTATCGGTCTCTTAATCAAATAGCATGGACAGAAAATGAAAAATCAGAATTAATTGGTAATTATAATACAGCAGGTTTTGTTGTGGATTTATCCTATAAAAAAAAGAAATTGGGCATAAGACTTAACTATTCTTTTACCAAACAATTGAATTGGGATCCAGAATTTGAACTCAATACCTATTTATCAAACATAGGATTAGATAGCTTAGACATTCCCATGAATGATGCTGGAAATAATAGAATTAATAATTTCCCTCAACACCAAATTAAACTTATCACAAACTATCAATTCAATTCGTCCTTTTCTGCACATTTTAATGCACGATTTGCCTCGGAATACGGACAAATAGATATGTTAAATATGTTTAGAGATATCCATAATAACTATGGTGATACCCCTACCCAAATCGAAATGAATGATATATATAATGATGTAACTGATAAAGGATATGCAAAACCATCCTTTACTTCTAATCTTTCTATTTCTTATCACTTCGATATTAGTAAGACTGATTTTGCATTTACTGCTTATGTTATGAATTTATTCTCGGTCAATCATGTAAGATATGTTTTTCAATATTGGGAGG
It encodes the following:
- a CDS encoding PAS domain S-box protein, with translation MIRFLSIEGLYDQLTKLQSILKKTWTDSDFINVPSTESLLLFAKDHQPDIIFLSFNASKKNGIDLCKELKIDSSVSHIPIVFIYSSEEDKNLRIKALEEGADAFLSSPIDEVNLIAQVNLLLKLKTAKKPVDETHILLKKAEEEIENLKKTEKKLRDIFGSMSEGFSIQDVIIDEAGNPIDLRFMEANPAFEKQTGLINDQTLGHTLLELFPTSEDYWIKRYGKVGITGEPISFEAMFGPLNIFYRVNAFQTAPNQFGVLFTDINEKKLHEIELTKAKERAEESERSLKRGQVIAKMGFWNIHIETNEVTGSDELLKIFELEKGNLTVDTFLQVVHPDDSEMDLLHINNGIENGIPWEIEHRLLFPDGRIKWINVVGEPEKNDKNEVKSIIGIVQDITSRKNAEMALKQSRDREKLMADIVKESSIGIAIGYPNGKLGMCNKAYQTITGYTEEELQNLNWNKVLTPPEWEEPETIKLQELHRTKKPVSYEKEYFKKDGSRVPIELLVHPRFDNKGEVEYYFAFVTDITKEKENLASLQNSEIRYKTLFNDSPIPLWEEDFTELTQFFNTLKNKGVKDLNKYFDEFPNELSACTKMVKIIDVNKATLALHSAENKEQLIGKLDKTFTKNSFNVFREELVTVFNGENYYESEAEVKALTGEVKNIHITLKIDQSSKERVRALLATADITERKQIFEELENRNNYIEAIMENMPIGFAVNTIDDGNVKYLNKLFETIYGWPKEVLTNTSIFFEKVFPEKEYHDKMKTKIVSDMQSGDPKRMRWNNLKITTNKGETRYVLAYNIPLIDQNIMISTVQDVTKRKEAEEKINKQLSELQRWHDTMINREEKTIELKIEINRLLQKLGQPIKYSSVLDVNSKEE
- a CDS encoding TonB-dependent siderophore receptor, translating into MKKLIQYCIIIQCLFFLSPFSWGQSTAETLKAKDLVELSFQELMNIQIKTGTLTGLERSKTPATLTIITQQDIESTPARNLLDLLEIYVPSGTFVNHWLGPRIGIRGIMSDQNNSFLLIVNGEQMNLRYNNGPFFEILNKDLSDIEKIEIISGPGSVTYGPGAIGGVISITTISAKNADKANIGITHDFTYRYSYLNGQYSHKNKSFSASIFGSIGKSDGIKDPEFYYIDRAHGYGYGFMSSTWGNKGKGSPAPNFYADFDNRPEAKVQLDINFLKEFRFLARYTSFSFVKQTQQGKSIEGPAFSGHYGQQFTSSLRNEHQFSNKIELQTNVGFQSQSIGDIQLYQGDKKPFHDITQRNGSYSENRLNFQSLLNYQPGKKLKLALGVEYNYWYYGTEWGKSKDSFVMDFAPPVKFAVKDSNSGFYQQYNENGIVTLIESPIDAHQISSFFELNYQVFDKTTILLSGRVDKHNLAKIAFSPRIALIQEINKNNYVKLIAQQSVRLPNFRELYTIRYTNDEYPNPEKIKGIELIYSSLILQNFTMNLSTFYRSLNQIAWTENEKSELIGNYNTAGFVVDLSYKKKKLGIRLNYSFTKQLNWDPEFELNTYLSNIGLDSLDIPMNDAGNNRINNFPQHQIKLITNYQFNSSFSAHFNARFASEYGQIDMLNMFRDIHNNYGDTPTQIEMNDIYNDVTDKGYAKPSFTSNLSISYHFDISKTDFAFTAYVMNLFSVNHVRYVFQYWEDGNNRQYPRQVGFINEPRSFGFRLTAKF